A part of Sulfurimonas sp. HSL-1716 genomic DNA contains:
- a CDS encoding efflux RND transporter permease subunit codes for MDRLIEYFIKNKHLSYVLLIFLIYLGYNAYVNIPKELFPTVELDKISITGKYAGTSATNMDKMAVRDIEDEISSISGIDKTETTIIPGSFTIILTLNEHANKINVLSKVKDSISASRQYLPSDMNEPVAKLLDKTKSLIKLSISSTKLPKSALIPIAKEIQTKLSRIKSISEISIRGDADQELSIKLNSNAILTYNLNHADVIGAISNLSYIFPIGNIEDRGNFVFVSTVNGKGSKQDYKDAILKIDNRFVRLGDIADVDIYYPQTNTLSSFNGNQTLTLVIDKSEEGDSIVLSKQLRKYVKKIEKNYKDVIFDFYQDSSKPIKERLNTVISNMMFGLILVFVSMYIFINLRIAIIVVVGIPFSFIIGLLFIYYMGYSINIVSLLGALIVIGIVVDDAIVVSENIQRHIDEGRARDEAALIGVKEMMLPVTLATVTTVVAFLPMFMLTGEIALFMIMVPIVVVMILLGSLFESFFFLPLHAQEFLRKSDNLFDWTGFQNLYEKILHKFIKYKKTSLLLFLILIPLLTVVTAKSMKFQFFPNFDGNNLYISGKLSVDTPIEDTFKIAREIEHEMMKHKKEFSLKSISATSGYRRSLSGETEHSNNVFFITMELYDREDTNWINKYVNPLLNFSFDFNDPEKIRKKRTFELSPLAKKIIAPYKKRYHMVELGVMEDKPGIIRSDIQINLSGMNDAELESSIKKLEKQLSGINGVLNYSDNIRYGKMEYKIKINPYGESLGLSEGSIAKLLSDYFLEKRQTSTFNDRGVMEIKTEDMDKDKTKTLLDFDVPLGDGRYVKLLQVADIIKIRDYEKIDKLNGSIVKTVFANVDKRHITPQEILDQLQPTLDAIADSGIEVNLLGEKEKSSQLKTDMKKAVFLALFLILITLLLIFPKIKYALMVMSVIPLSVLGALLGHKLLGINMTMPSVIGILGLAGVVINDGIIMLDFLHGTHKTDEFYNRAKLRLRPIVITSVTTFLGLFTLIFYATGQAVILQPIAVSIGFGLVWGTFLNLLYLPTLYALVNGIKANRQEESIYIGEK; via the coding sequence ATGGACAGATTAATAGAGTATTTCATAAAAAACAAGCATCTCAGTTACGTTCTGCTGATCTTTTTGATATATCTCGGTTATAACGCTTATGTAAATATCCCAAAAGAGCTGTTTCCAACCGTCGAGCTGGACAAGATAAGCATTACGGGAAAATATGCGGGAACGAGCGCGACGAACATGGACAAGATGGCAGTCCGCGATATAGAGGACGAGATAAGCAGTATAAGCGGCATAGACAAGACGGAGACGACCATCATCCCCGGTTCTTTTACGATCATATTGACGCTGAATGAACATGCGAACAAGATAAACGTTTTGAGTAAGGTCAAAGATTCCATCTCGGCATCGAGGCAGTATCTTCCTTCTGATATGAACGAACCCGTAGCAAAGCTTTTAGACAAGACAAAATCTCTTATAAAACTCTCCATTTCATCCACGAAGCTGCCAAAAAGTGCGCTGATACCGATAGCCAAAGAGATACAGACAAAACTCTCGAGAATAAAAAGCATCAGCGAAATATCCATCAGAGGAGATGCCGATCAGGAACTCTCCATCAAGTTGAACTCAAATGCGATACTCACCTATAATCTCAATCACGCAGACGTCATCGGCGCCATATCGAACCTCTCTTATATCTTCCCGATCGGAAATATAGAAGACAGAGGAAACTTCGTATTTGTTTCCACAGTCAACGGGAAAGGTTCCAAACAGGACTATAAAGACGCGATATTGAAAATAGACAACAGATTTGTAAGACTCGGCGATATAGCGGATGTGGATATCTACTATCCACAGACGAATACGCTTTCATCCTTTAACGGCAATCAGACACTGACGCTTGTCATCGACAAATCGGAAGAGGGGGACTCCATAGTCCTTTCCAAACAGCTTCGAAAATATGTCAAAAAGATAGAAAAAAACTATAAAGACGTCATATTCGACTTTTATCAAGACAGTTCCAAACCTATCAAGGAGCGTTTGAACACTGTCATATCGAATATGATGTTCGGGCTGATACTGGTCTTTGTGTCCATGTATATCTTCATAAATCTCAGGATCGCTATCATCGTAGTTGTGGGGATCCCTTTTTCTTTCATCATAGGACTTCTGTTCATATACTATATGGGGTATTCCATCAATATTGTCTCCCTTTTGGGAGCTTTGATAGTCATTGGTATCGTGGTCGACGATGCGATAGTCGTAAGCGAGAACATTCAGCGTCACATCGACGAAGGGAGAGCAAGGGACGAAGCTGCACTTATCGGGGTAAAAGAGATGATGCTGCCCGTGACTCTGGCTACCGTGACGACTGTAGTGGCATTCTTGCCTATGTTCATGCTTACAGGTGAAATAGCACTATTTATGATCATGGTTCCCATCGTGGTAGTGATGATACTTCTTGGTTCTCTGTTTGAAAGCTTTTTCTTTTTGCCCCTGCATGCACAGGAGTTTTTGCGAAAAAGCGACAATCTTTTCGACTGGACGGGATTTCAAAATCTTTATGAAAAAATTCTGCACAAATTCATAAAATATAAAAAGACTTCGCTGCTTCTGTTCTTGATCCTCATACCGCTGCTGACCGTCGTTACCGCGAAATCCATGAAGTTTCAATTCTTTCCGAATTTTGACGGTAACAACCTGTATATTTCCGGAAAACTGAGCGTCGATACGCCCATAGAGGACACTTTTAAAATAGCCAGAGAGATAGAGCATGAGATGATGAAACACAAAAAGGAGTTCTCTCTCAAATCGATCTCCGCTACCAGCGGATACAGAAGAAGTCTTTCAGGGGAGACGGAACATTCCAACAACGTATTTTTTATCACGATGGAACTCTATGACAGAGAAGATACGAACTGGATAAACAAATATGTCAATCCTCTGTTAAACTTTTCCTTTGATTTTAACGACCCCGAAAAGATAAGAAAAAAACGTACTTTTGAACTTTCGCCGCTTGCTAAAAAGATAATCGCACCGTATAAAAAGAGATATCATATGGTAGAACTCGGAGTGATGGAAGACAAACCGGGGATCATCAGAAGCGATATCCAGATAAATCTTTCGGGTATGAACGATGCGGAGCTTGAAAGTTCTATCAAAAAACTTGAAAAACAGCTTTCGGGTATAAATGGAGTCTTGAACTACAGCGACAATATCCGCTACGGAAAGATGGAGTACAAGATCAAGATCAACCCTTACGGAGAAAGTCTGGGACTCAGCGAAGGATCAATCGCAAAACTGCTGAGTGATTATTTCTTGGAAAAACGCCAGACGAGCACGTTTAACGATCGCGGTGTCATGGAGATAAAAACGGAGGATATGGATAAGGACAAGACAAAGACGCTGCTTGATTTTGACGTTCCTCTGGGTGACGGACGCTACGTAAAACTGCTACAGGTCGCAGATATCATAAAAATACGCGATTACGAGAAGATAGACAAACTCAACGGCAGTATCGTAAAAACGGTGTTTGCAAATGTCGACAAAAGACATATAACGCCTCAGGAGATACTCGATCAACTGCAGCCCACACTCGATGCGATAGCGGATTCGGGTATCGAGGTAAACCTTTTGGGAGAGAAGGAGAAAAGTTCCCAGTTGAAGACCGATATGAAAAAAGCGGTGTTCTTGGCGCTTTTTTTGATTCTTATCACACTGCTTCTGATCTTTCCGAAGATAAAATACGCTCTGATGGTAATGAGCGTTATCCCGCTTTCAGTGCTGGGCGCGCTTTTAGGGCATAAACTTTTGGGTATAAATATGACGATGCCTTCTGTGATCGGTATCCTGGGGCTAGCGGGAGTCGTTATAAACGACGGTATTATCATGCTTGATTTTCTTCACGGCACACATAAAACCGATGAGTTTTATAACCGTGCGAAGTTGAGACTCCGTCCTATCGTTATTACATCTGTCACAACCTTTTTGGGATTGTTCACTCTGATCTTTTATGCAACAGGGCAGGCCGTCATACTGCAGCCTATCGCCGTATCGATAGGGTTCGGACTTGTCTGGGGGACATTTTTAAACCTTCTTTATCTGCCTACCCTTTATGCTTTGGTTAACGGAATAAAAGCAAACAGACAAGAGGAATCGATATATATCGGGGAAAAATGA
- a CDS encoding phosphatidylserine decarboxylase, which yields MNKHITSLISQKFGKFASHKFPSWFQRIVNQSYVSLMGLDMSEFHSPATYKSLNELFTRRLRENRHYSLDGADFISPCDSLISECGDLDESYALQIKGMQYSTDELLGENFSDEEKKAVHNGQFINFYLSPKDYHRYHIPMNLKVLKAVHIPGKLYPVNMPSLKKRVNLFIENERVVIKCETLDKKVFYMVLVGALNVGVMQVSFEPRIKTNANAHSQSVYEYEELYLNKGDDFGCFEMGSTIVIISEENMFDLLVSGKKSVRYGQTIAKYLE from the coding sequence TTGAATAAACATATAACGAGTTTAATATCACAAAAATTTGGAAAATTCGCATCGCATAAGTTCCCTTCATGGTTTCAGCGTATCGTGAACCAAAGCTACGTATCCTTGATGGGGCTTGATATGAGCGAGTTTCATTCACCGGCGACATACAAGAGTCTCAATGAACTTTTTACGCGCCGCTTAAGAGAAAACAGACATTATAGTTTAGACGGAGCCGATTTTATCTCTCCATGCGATTCGCTGATATCCGAATGCGGAGATCTTGATGAGAGTTATGCGCTGCAGATAAAAGGGATGCAGTACAGTACGGATGAACTGTTGGGAGAAAATTTCAGCGATGAAGAGAAAAAAGCGGTACATAACGGCCAGTTCATAAACTTTTACCTTTCGCCCAAAGACTACCATCGTTACCATATTCCGATGAATCTCAAAGTCCTCAAAGCGGTCCATATACCGGGAAAACTTTACCCGGTAAATATGCCTTCGCTGAAAAAAAGAGTGAACCTTTTTATAGAAAACGAGCGCGTTGTCATAAAATGCGAAACCTTGGATAAAAAAGTATTTTATATGGTTCTTGTCGGTGCCTTGAACGTGGGTGTGATGCAGGTCTCTTTTGAGCCGCGCATCAAGACAAATGCGAATGCGCACAGTCAAAGCGTTTACGAGTATGAAGAACTATATTTGAACAAAGGCGATGATTTTGGATGTTTTGAGATGGGTTCGACCATAGTCATTATCAGTGAAGAGAACATGTTTGATCTTTTGGTAAGCGGCAAAAAGAGTGTCCGTTACGGCCAGACGATAGCCAAATATTTGGAATAA
- the truD gene encoding tRNA pseudouridine(13) synthase TruD — translation MNRFYSMNHSSIDFVFKQTARDFVVDEIPLYEFSGEGEHLILHVRKKNLTTWEMIDKICVYLGIKAKEIGYAGLKDKNAMTKQYISVNKKYEKQMESFDNPDIKILSKTYHDNKIRTGHLKGNRFFIRLKKVNPTNAKKISLALKHIKEFGLPNFFGYQRFGNDGDNYILGEKVARGQAKERNPKVKKLLINSYQSHLFNLWLSRRLEISALINSFSVKELEPMLNLSKHTLEQMKEQTHPFKMIVGDVIEHYPHGRLFNFEGDQDDIKRFEEKKVSITGLLCGKKAWQAKDEARLIEKDYDEKIAADGARRYAWIFPENVEGEYKEEEAWYELHFSLPKGSYATVLIEEIAKREIKS, via the coding sequence ATGAACCGTTTTTATAGTATGAACCACTCTAGTATAGATTTTGTTTTCAAACAAACGGCTAGAGATTTCGTGGTAGATGAGATACCGCTTTACGAGTTTAGCGGTGAAGGGGAACACCTTATTTTGCATGTAAGGAAAAAAAACCTTACTACATGGGAAATGATAGACAAGATATGCGTATATCTTGGCATCAAAGCCAAAGAGATCGGTTATGCCGGTCTCAAAGACAAGAACGCGATGACCAAGCAGTATATCTCCGTCAATAAAAAATATGAAAAACAGATGGAAAGCTTTGATAATCCCGATATCAAGATACTTTCAAAAACATATCATGACAACAAGATACGAACGGGGCATCTCAAAGGAAACAGGTTTTTTATCCGTCTGAAAAAAGTCAATCCTACAAATGCCAAAAAAATATCTTTGGCTCTGAAACATATAAAAGAGTTCGGACTTCCCAATTTCTTCGGATACCAGCGTTTCGGCAATGACGGCGATAACTATATTCTCGGAGAAAAAGTCGCTCGGGGTCAGGCAAAAGAGCGTAATCCAAAGGTGAAAAAACTGCTTATAAACTCGTATCAGAGCCATCTTTTCAATCTTTGGCTCAGCCGCCGCCTGGAGATAAGTGCGCTAATAAACAGTTTTAGCGTTAAAGAACTGGAACCTATGCTGAACCTTTCAAAACATACTTTGGAGCAGATGAAAGAGCAGACACATCCGTTTAAGATGATAGTCGGAGATGTCATAGAACATTATCCGCACGGACGTCTTTTCAATTTTGAAGGCGATCAGGACGATATAAAAAGATTTGAAGAGAAAAAAGTCTCGATAACCGGGCTGTTATGCGGTAAAAAGGCATGGCAGGCGAAAGATGAAGCAAGGCTAATCGAAAAAGATTATGACGAGAAGATCGCAGCCGACGGTGCCAGACGCTATGCTTGGATATTTCCAGAAAACGTAGAGGGAGAGTACAAAGAGGAAGAAGCCTGGTATGAGCTTCATTTTTCTCTGCCAAAAGGCTCGTATGCAACCGTATTGATAGAAGAGATAGCAAAGAGGGAGATAAAATCTTGA
- the motA gene encoding flagellar motor stator protein MotA, with the protein MDLTVILGMLFAVISLSTGDILDGGNPLGLLHITSFLIVIPTALASAMTGTSGDYVKAAYRELKFVFKKSPVNFQERINQIIEFSIIARRDGLLGLEPHINNIDDEFFKKGLSMTIDGIDIDEIETTLEILIDETEEYYHGAAHYWILAGETCPVMGLIGAVMGLILALQKLNDPVAMAEGIAGAFTATVTGIAGAYMFIGPIGNKLKAKSRHNIREKQIILAGILGIASGDNPRALEGKLFHYFSPLEEKKSKFEQ; encoded by the coding sequence TTGGATTTAACCGTTATTTTAGGGATGTTGTTCGCCGTCATCTCGCTATCTACCGGAGATATACTCGACGGAGGAAATCCTCTGGGTCTTCTTCATATCACATCGTTTCTTATAGTTATCCCTACGGCACTTGCCAGTGCAATGACGGGGACAAGCGGAGATTATGTCAAAGCAGCCTATAGAGAGCTGAAATTTGTCTTTAAGAAAAGCCCCGTCAACTTTCAAGAGCGTATCAATCAGATCATAGAGTTTTCTATAATTGCACGTCGAGACGGGCTTTTGGGTTTAGAGCCGCATATAAACAACATCGATGACGAGTTCTTTAAAAAAGGTCTCAGCATGACAATTGATGGAATAGATATCGATGAGATAGAGACAACGTTGGAAATCTTGATCGATGAAACGGAGGAGTATTATCACGGTGCGGCGCATTATTGGATACTCGCAGGGGAGACGTGTCCCGTCATGGGTCTCATCGGTGCCGTCATGGGACTGATTCTCGCCCTTCAAAAACTAAACGACCCCGTAGCGATGGCAGAAGGTATCGCCGGTGCGTTTACGGCGACGGTGACCGGTATCGCGGGAGCATATATGTTTATCGGCCCGATAGGAAACAAGCTCAAAGCCAAATCGCGCCATAATATCAGAGAAAAACAGATCATTCTAGCAGGTATTTTAGGTATCGCTTCTGGAGACAATCCAAGAGCACTTGAAGGCAAGCTATTCCATTATTTCTCTCCGCTCGAAGAGAAAAAAAGTAAGTTTGAACAATAA
- a CDS encoding GGDEF domain-containing protein, whose amino-acid sequence MKFSIKSIFKNLLFFLTLSSSLLFVISLIEVNRYASFNKIKSIKEQKLLVNKMYDLGRNDIDYSIIQVRGMSAELKTEALSLNTISSYDFLWNILGMNGDFEKDTNKLLVLEDEYIAKLSAYYENNTNQLDRKLQELTASKQAVLNLLNEMIFKNVDYDYRKFSITQWLIYLTFLNSLIASFWYYKKLKIIYNDIKSLFAVGHEKTSETAATKEIDAIQLRMVRKPTTTQNPSMVDPVTGIKNYKGMIHAYSEKKGMKDSNYTTVCVFEVDNFKKYDKELPKELSQSILKKISFIMSLYEQPTDVIARIDFDQFAVILSRDSKEKALNDCESIRKSIEEAVFKDPKGAKIPFTLSGGFVIKQSNRSLEDTISHAKEVLQTAKTNGYNRIAQIRDHAEKF is encoded by the coding sequence ATGAAGTTCTCTATAAAATCGATATTTAAAAATCTTCTATTTTTTTTAACACTCAGTTCTTCATTGCTGTTTGTTATCTCTCTTATTGAAGTCAACAGATATGCATCGTTCAACAAGATCAAAAGTATTAAAGAACAGAAACTGCTCGTAAATAAGATGTACGATCTTGGAAGAAACGATATAGATTACAGTATTATCCAAGTCCGCGGAATGAGTGCCGAACTCAAAACCGAAGCCCTCTCTTTAAATACGATATCGTCATACGACTTTTTGTGGAATATTTTGGGAATGAACGGCGACTTTGAAAAAGATACGAATAAACTTTTAGTGCTTGAAGATGAATATATCGCCAAACTAAGCGCATATTACGAAAACAATACAAATCAATTGGATCGAAAACTGCAAGAACTCACCGCTTCGAAACAAGCGGTTTTGAATCTGCTCAACGAAATGATCTTTAAAAACGTGGATTATGATTACAGAAAATTTTCCATAACACAGTGGCTTATCTATCTTACGTTTCTTAACTCTTTGATAGCTTCCTTCTGGTATTATAAAAAACTAAAGATCATATATAATGATATAAAATCTCTTTTTGCCGTAGGTCATGAAAAAACATCCGAAACCGCGGCAACAAAAGAGATAGACGCCATCCAGCTGAGAATGGTAAGAAAACCTACCACGACCCAAAATCCAAGTATGGTGGATCCCGTTACGGGCATAAAAAACTACAAAGGGATGATCCACGCATACTCCGAGAAAAAAGGGATGAAAGACAGTAATTACACGACCGTTTGTGTCTTTGAAGTGGATAATTTCAAAAAATACGACAAAGAGCTTCCTAAAGAGCTGAGCCAGTCCATCTTGAAAAAGATCTCTTTTATTATGTCTCTTTACGAGCAGCCCACGGATGTTATCGCACGCATCGATTTCGATCAGTTCGCGGTAATACTTTCAAGAGATTCAAAAGAAAAAGCTCTTAACGATTGCGAATCTATCAGAAAAAGCATCGAAGAGGCCGTATTTAAAGATCCAAAAGGCGCAAAGATACCGTTTACGCTCAGCGGAGGCTTTGTCATAAAACAGAGTAACAGATCGTTAGAAGATACTATCTCGCATGCCAAAGAAGTGTTGCAAACTGCAAAAACAAACGGATATAATCGTATCGCCCAAATACGCGACCACGCTGAAAAATTCTAA
- the sdhA gene encoding succinate dehydrogenase flavoprotein subunit codes for MSIPIYTYDAVIVGAGLAGCAAARELQNAGKHVAVITKLHPLRSHSGAAQGGINAALSDKDSIELHEFDTVKGSDYLADQDAVEFMCQKAPETIRWAERMGAAFSRTADGKIAQRPFGGQSSPRACYAKDRTGLTLLQTIYEQAFRAGVKFWDEWYAADIIYKDGKVSGVVAFNIRDMQMAIFNAKSVLFATGGYARSFKINSNAHANTGDGLSIVARHGLPLEDMEFVQFHPSGLSGNGVLISEAARGEGGRLFNSKGERFMERYAPNALELASRDVVSRAIMNEIREGRGVGPRKDAVFLDVTHLGKELIMERLPELRDLAITFLGLDMIKEPILISATAHYSMGGIPVDIPGHVRKNNDEFVEGFYAAGECSCVSVHGANRLGANSVLEALLFGRFVGKTMVEEIDSIPLRKATQEDANTALNEIIWILNNNGNETVPALRAELQDSMTHNAGAFRTQESLEEAVRKVKELRQRFKNIRIADKSKVFNTELQEAIELGHMLDYSAFIVESAVARRESRGAHYREDYLERDDVNFLKHTMAYMDKNGDLTLDYMPVTLGKHELKARNY; via the coding sequence TTGAGTATTCCTATTTATACTTATGATGCAGTTATCGTCGGAGCTGGACTAGCAGGTTGTGCAGCTGCGCGAGAACTACAAAATGCAGGCAAACATGTTGCTGTTATAACTAAACTACACCCTCTTCGCTCTCACTCCGGTGCAGCGCAGGGCGGGATCAATGCAGCTCTTAGTGATAAAGACAGCATAGAGTTACACGAGTTTGATACCGTAAAAGGTTCTGATTATTTGGCTGATCAAGACGCAGTCGAATTTATGTGTCAAAAAGCGCCTGAAACAATTCGTTGGGCAGAAAGAATGGGTGCGGCGTTCAGCCGTACCGCAGACGGCAAGATCGCACAACGTCCTTTTGGAGGTCAATCATCTCCTCGTGCATGTTATGCAAAAGACAGAACAGGTCTGACACTTTTGCAAACTATATATGAGCAGGCTTTTCGCGCAGGCGTAAAGTTTTGGGATGAATGGTATGCGGCAGACATCATCTATAAGGACGGAAAAGTCTCCGGTGTCGTAGCGTTTAACATCCGTGATATGCAGATGGCGATCTTCAATGCGAAATCCGTATTGTTCGCCACAGGCGGTTATGCACGTTCGTTCAAGATCAACTCGAACGCACATGCAAATACGGGTGACGGTCTTTCTATCGTAGCCCGTCATGGTCTCCCGCTGGAAGATATGGAGTTTGTTCAATTCCACCCCTCAGGTCTTTCCGGTAACGGCGTGCTTATCTCTGAAGCAGCCCGCGGTGAAGGCGGACGCCTCTTCAACTCTAAAGGCGAACGTTTTATGGAAAGATACGCACCAAACGCACTTGAACTTGCTTCACGTGACGTTGTGAGCCGTGCGATCATGAACGAGATCCGTGAAGGCCGCGGTGTAGGACCGAGAAAAGATGCAGTTTTCTTGGATGTAACGCACTTAGGAAAAGAGTTGATCATGGAAAGACTTCCCGAACTTCGTGATCTTGCCATCACTTTCCTTGGTCTTGATATGATTAAAGAACCTATTCTTATCTCCGCTACGGCTCACTACTCTATGGGCGGTATTCCTGTTGATATTCCTGGTCACGTCCGCAAAAACAACGATGAATTCGTCGAAGGTTTCTATGCGGCGGGAGAATGTTCGTGTGTGTCTGTCCACGGTGCAAACCGTCTTGGTGCCAACTCGGTTCTTGAAGCACTTCTTTTCGGACGTTTTGTCGGTAAGACGATGGTTGAAGAGATCGACAGCATTCCTCTTAGAAAAGCAACTCAAGAAGATGCAAATACCGCATTAAACGAGATAATCTGGATACTGAACAACAACGGAAACGAAACCGTTCCCGCTTTACGTGCAGAACTGCAAGACAGCATGACGCATAATGCAGGTGCCTTTAGAACACAAGAATCTTTGGAAGAAGCCGTCAGAAAAGTAAAAGAGCTGCGCCAGAGATTTAAAAATATCCGTATCGCCGACAAATCAAAAGTGTTTAACACAGAACTTCAAGAAGCGATCGAACTCGGACATATGCTTGATTACTCAGCCTTTATCGTAGAAAGCGCGGTCGCAAGACGTGAAAGCCGCGGTGCCCATTATAGAGAAGATTATCTAGAACGCGACGACGTCAACTTCTTAAAACACACGATGGCATATATGGATAAAAACGGCGATCTAACACTTGACTATATGCCTGTAACTCTTGGTAAACATGAGTTAAAAGCAAGAAATTACTAA
- a CDS encoding thiamine-phosphate kinase, producing MNLEDCFISHFSIKSKRIGDDGALIGGYVYSKDAFFEDVHFKRNWMSLKEIAYRAMIVNISDAVAMNATPLYALLAVAMPKDIGRSGMKEISSGFIQAAEKYGIDIIGGDTISNSKLDISVTIISKTKKPLLRRGMKKGDLLAYTGRIGDSKKDLKKLLRGGVLHPRSKFRNIMLRDAFISRATRYLSSGMDISDGIFSDLDKLSSVNALGYDFLKKISKDIGCSGEEYEMLVSFGAREKKAVQRRAAQTRTPITVFAKAARKRYKNRCKPHHF from the coding sequence ATGAATTTAGAAGATTGTTTTATATCGCATTTTAGCATAAAAAGTAAACGAATCGGTGACGACGGGGCGTTAATAGGGGGGTATGTCTACTCAAAAGACGCATTTTTCGAAGATGTTCACTTCAAACGGAACTGGATGAGCTTAAAAGAGATAGCATACAGGGCTATGATAGTCAATATCAGTGATGCAGTTGCAATGAACGCAACACCTCTTTATGCACTGCTCGCGGTCGCAATGCCAAAAGATATAGGCAGATCGGGAATGAAAGAGATATCTTCGGGTTTCATACAAGCCGCTGAAAAATACGGTATCGACATTATCGGCGGAGACACTATCTCCAACAGCAAGCTCGATATCAGCGTGACGATAATCTCTAAAACGAAAAAACCTCTTTTGAGGCGTGGGATGAAAAAGGGAGACCTTTTGGCTTATACGGGAAGGATAGGAGATTCTAAAAAGGATCTCAAAAAGCTGCTGAGAGGCGGAGTGCTTCATCCGAGATCGAAGTTTAGAAATATCATGCTCAGAGATGCTTTTATTTCCCGTGCTACAAGATATTTGAGTTCTGGTATGGATATTTCAGACGGTATTTTCAGTGATTTGGATAAACTGTCGTCTGTAAATGCTTTAGGATACGATTTTTTAAAAAAAATATCAAAAGATATAGGCTGCAGCGGCGAAGAGTATGAGATGCTCGTATCATTCGGCGCAAGAGAGAAAAAAGCGGTGCAAAGACGTGCGGCACAGACGAGAACGCCGATCACCGTCTTTGCAAAAGCAGCGAGAAAAAGATACAAAAACAGGTGCAAACCACACCATTTTTAA
- the rmuC gene encoding DNA recombination protein RmuC has product MYESIIAVLSLLAGGLSVWLVGFKSLKNRHKNEIGLLKEEYDRQRQNINELNTQKATLVERVRGLEQKSARFEQLTEEYADSKSKIAQLETMLEKERQMSAEKLSTLEENKEHMKLEFKELADKILASNSEKFSTQNKDALTKMITPIKEQFDAFKKQIDDVYIKEAKDRSMLQSEIKAIKEINHQMSTDAKNLTRALKGESKKQGIWGEMILERVLESSGLREGHEYERETSLHHEGDGSRFRPDVIVHLPDTREIIIDAKTSLRAYEQYINENDENDKNRFALLHVASMKKHVDELSAKDYTKLKGVETLDFIFMFVPIESALLMAMESDPTLFDYAFKKRVVLVGPTTLMVSLRAVENTWKYEHQQRNAQEIAKRAGLLFDKFVGFVESVEKLGKQIQTVQKTYEETYNKLHLGAGSITTQFQKLEKLGAAASKSIPEHIARQIEE; this is encoded by the coding sequence ATGTACGAGTCTATTATCGCAGTTTTAAGTCTTCTTGCCGGAGGACTGAGTGTCTGGCTGGTCGGTTTTAAATCTCTAAAAAACAGGCATAAAAACGAGATAGGGCTTTTAAAAGAGGAATATGACAGACAAAGACAGAACATAAATGAATTAAACACTCAAAAAGCGACGTTAGTCGAGAGAGTCCGCGGGCTGGAGCAAAAAAGTGCAAGATTCGAGCAGCTTACAGAGGAGTATGCGGACTCCAAAAGCAAGATAGCCCAGCTTGAAACGATGCTTGAAAAAGAGCGTCAGATGAGTGCGGAAAAACTTAGTACGCTTGAAGAGAACAAAGAACATATGAAGCTCGAGTTCAAAGAGCTTGCGGACAAGATACTCGCATCCAATTCCGAAAAATTCTCCACGCAAAACAAAGATGCGCTCACAAAGATGATAACACCGATAAAAGAGCAGTTCGACGCTTTTAAAAAACAGATCGACGATGTCTACATAAAAGAGGCAAAAGACCGCTCCATGCTTCAATCCGAGATAAAAGCGATCAAAGAGATAAACCATCAGATGAGCACCGATGCCAAAAATCTCACACGTGCGCTTAAAGGCGAAAGCAAGAAGCAGGGGATCTGGGGAGAGATGATACTCGAGAGGGTATTAGAGAGCTCTGGACTGCGTGAAGGGCATGAGTATGAGCGTGAAACCAGTTTGCATCATGAGGGAGACGGAAGCCGTTTTCGTCCCGATGTTATCGTACATCTGCCCGATACGCGGGAGATCATCATCGATGCAAAGACTTCGTTAAGGGCATATGAACAGTATATAAATGAGAATGACGAAAACGATAAGAATCGTTTTGCTTTGCTGCATGTGGCATCGATGAAAAAACATGTGGATGAGCTCAGCGCCAAGGACTATACGAAATTAAAGGGTGTCGAAACTCTGGACTTCATCTTTATGTTCGTGCCTATAGAGAGCGCACTTTTGATGGCGATGGAGTCCGATCCGACCCTGTTTGACTACGCTTTTAAAAAGAGAGTCGTACTTGTCGGTCCTACGACGCTCATGGTCTCTTTGCGCGCGGTGGAAAACACATGGAAGTATGAACATCAGCAGAGAAATGCCCAAGAGATAGCAAAACGGGCAGGGCTGCTGTTTGACAAGTTTGTAGGATTTGTCGAGAGTGTCGAGAAGCTCGGCAAGCAGATACAGACCGTACAAAAAACGTATGAGGAGACATATAACAAACTGCATTTGGGTGCGGGAAGCATAACAACACAGTTTCAAAAACTCGAAAAACTGGGAGCTGCCGCAAGCAAGAGTATTCCCGAACATATAGCCAGACAGATAGAAGAGTAA